GAACCGGCTTTTCGCCTTGATGCGGTGTTTGTTAACCTCCGGATTTGAGGATGATGCGTTGCCTCGCTTCCAACGTTTTCCTCCGACTTTTTTCTTCAGTTTCGAACGAAATTTACCCATTACTGCACACTGTTTTTCGTTACTTTTGCCGTAATTGTatgctcggttcggctacgcaCGTGCTTTTCTCCTCGATCCGTTTGTCGGAGTACGCTCAATCAAAACAATCCGTACCCGGCTTGACAGCTGTCAGAGTTGTCGGAGTCTTAACGTCAAAACAAGTTTGTTTTGGCTTCCGTCCGGTGCACGTTTTTCTCGTGGCGGAATTTTGCTGAGACGCAAAAATGCCGGATAAAATTACACTTCGAGACATCGGCAGCGACTACGAGCCCTCGGATTCGGAGGATGAGTTCagcaagaaagaaagcgagCTGCTAAAACTCAACGTCGATCGGCGTCGGagggacgacgatgaggacgatgaggcCGTCCTGGAGttcgacgaccacgatcaGCAGGAGGATCAGGATGATGAGGaatacgatgacgacgacgatgatgatgatgagccggATTTCGATGAAATTCGTAAGTTTGAGCACGACAGCGATATCGATGAGGCGAACGAGGATGCTTTCTTGCCGGATCGGAAAGCCTGGGGCTCTAAAGCGAGTGCGTTCTACGGTACGGGGTACGCTGATCGGGATTACGATGGAATCACGgctcaggaggaggagctggctcagctggaggaagaggaagcaaaagaGATCCAGAAGCGGCTGTTGAATGAAATGAGCGAGGCCGACTACATGTTCGATCCGGTGCTTTTCGATACTACGGGAACGCCGGGGGCTGAGCAACAGGCGGACAGCgggaaatcgaaaaagaagaaaacgaaacagtCCTCGGCCACCAAACCGGAAGATGTGATCGTGGTCGAGGGCGATCTTTCCGATCTTACCGAGAGCCAAAAGAAGGACATGTTCCGCAAATGTGCGCCCGAGTTTGCCAGCCTGGTGGACGAGTGCAACCGACAGTTGGTCGAGTGTGTCGAGGTGATGGAACCGGTATTGGAGCTGCTCAAACGGCACAATAAACTGAACCATCCGTTCGGGCGGTTACTGAAGAAACGGTACGACGTAAGCCTGCTGTATTGCAGTAACATTGCCTTCTACGTGATGCTCAAGGCCCAGAAGGTGCCGATCTTGAAGCACCCGATCGTCAAACGCGTAGCgatgatcatgctgctgcgAAAGAAGCTGGATGAAAAGTATGACCAATGCATTCGTGATCAGGTTGAGCAGCTGCAAGCAGCATTAGCCGCTGGGGAGACTATTACATTCCCAGATGAACAGAACGAGGAAGACGGCGTCGTCGACCAAACGGTTAGCAAGAAGCGGAATCGATTTGGTATACTGAATCAGCTTGAAGCAAAGGCATCGCAATCAgcatcggatgatgatgaggcagaACTGGACGATGACAGTGAAGGTGAAGCATATCTTGCAAAGAAACTGAAGCTGCTGAACCATGAAACTGGTTCAGATCAtaacgacgaagagaaggaagaagaagaagaagaagaattggATGAGGAGGGCAAGCGCAAGATCACCTATCAGATGGCCAAGAACAAGGGCTTGACAGTACGCAAGCGGCGCGATCAGCGGAACATTCGGGTGAAGAACAAACTGAAGTACCGCAAGGCGCTAATCCGGCGCAAGGGCGCCATCCGTCCGGTACGCACGGAAACAACTCGCTACGCCGGAGAATCGAGCATCAAACCATTCGTGAAGCGTAGCATAAAGTTGAAATAAAGAACGCCAATGGCGCAGAGAGATACCATCGACAAGTGGCTATTGGAAGCGgctttattttcctttttgttatCATTCTTGTCACAGCGCTTACCAGTTATTACCAGCCGGGGTGTAGAAGGAATTGACAAGGGTTAGAACAGGCAAATGATCAAGTTGGAAGATGAAACTGTGTGGGACAACACACGATTGTGGAGGACAGTGGTGAGAGACACAAAAAATAATGCAGTAAAAAAGATTATTACAAAAACTCTCCCTCTAGTACGGGGGATTGCGGTACGGACACATATACATTTCGTTAGGGCAACGAATGATGGAGACGGGCTGTTTTTGGCCAGAAATGAAATTGGTTTCTCTTTGGGAGCCCTCTGAATGCGGGGTGTAAAAAGAAATCACTTGTTGCCCATCCTTTTTCACTTTAGCAACAATTTCCGGAAATCGTCATTCGATTTGGGCTTTTCCGTATCCGCATTCGGTGCAGGTGCCGTTGTTCGTTTTAGTACCGCGGTTGGAATCATCGCTGAGAGTTTCTGTTTCACATCGCTGAAAGTAAAGAAGATTAGAAATACAGATTGCGGTAAACGATAACCACTGCGGCCAGATGGCTTTCCTCTGTCCACTTACCCCTTTGCAAGCTGCCGTTTACCGGAACCGAGACTTGCGCTACTGGTGCCAGCAGCTGTATCATCTCCGGATGCACTGGAGTTCTTTGCCGGCTCTGTTTtcttcggtggcggtgccgaGATGGCAACGGTAATGGTGAAACCATCGATTACATGTTGATCCATCTTGAGGACGGCCCGCTTCGCGGCCGCCTCCGACTCGTATTCCAGGTATGCGAGACCCTTCGAACGTCCATTGCGGAAGCAGACGATGCGTATGTCGCGAATGGTACCGAACGGTTCAAACAGTCGCTGCAGCTCATCCTTGCCCAGCTCGAACGGTAAGCCCTTGATGAACAGTTTGTTCGGTTCTACTGACGACGCGTACTTAAACTGATGCTGCCGGTTAGCTTTATCGCGGGCCACGTTGGAGATGAACATAGGTCGACCGGCGAGCGGGCGTCGATCGAAGCTCAATGCTTGCGCAACATCCGATTCGCTCGACAGTAGCATATAACCGAAGCCGCGGCTTTTACCCGAGCTAGACAGCACCAGCTCAATGCTTTCGATCGATAACTCCGGGAATGCGCTGCGTATCTCTTGCTCCGTCGCCTCAAAACTAAGGTTGCTGATGAACACCTGGCGCGATTCAAGGCTCGGATCGTTGAGCTTAGCGCGCTTCGCGGCGGCATCACCATTCGACGGGGATTCAGTTGGCTCAGTCTCGGCACCGGAGCTCTTGTCCGCGCTATCCTTTGGCGTGTTATCGGCATTGGCTGGTGGAATGGCTGGCACTTTGAATTCCTGATCGTGCGTTCGTTTTAGATTTTTCCTCGCCGTTGACCCATCGACAGCTGTCGTTGCTGTGGTCGCAGCATTCGTCGCCTCTTTGCCCGGCGCTCCGTCGGCCTTCTGTTTCGCTCCCTTGCCCGCCGGACGCAGTGGCTTGATGAATGTGCTGTAGTACTTTTCGATTGTGGCGTTACACAGCTCTTGACAGCTgacgagctgctcgagcgtACCATTACAGCGCTCAAATCGTAACCAGGCGGCAGCCAGCGTCTCTGGATCATCCAGTCCAACCGTGGTGATCGACTTGCGGTACAGCTTTCGTACTGCATCAGTATTCCGCTTCGCTTCTAGTTCGGTAAACTCAATCCATAGGCCAGCTTTCGTAGCATTATCGGCACTCTCTGTAAAGACCAAAAGCGATGCAATGCGTTAGTAGCGTTAGTGAATGTAATACACGCGGCTTACAAGCTCAGGGCACTTACCCATCACACTCAGCCACAGATCGCGACCCTTATTTGGTTCGGCGAGCGCTTCGTACTCAAGCCTGCCCCAGAACTGGAGAATCTTGCACTGTGGATCCGCAAGCACACCCCACGTTCGGCCGAGCTGATTCCAGGCGAGATCGAAATTGGCCCGCAAtatttccctttccttttcactCTTAAAGTCCGTGTGCCGGCGGAGGAAGGTTAAATACTCGAGCCACACCTTTACCGAGGCTTCCGGTGTCTGTAGGCCCGCGGACGCCACGTCCTCCATGATCTTTACGACCGTCATCTTCGAACGGTTCTGCTGCTCACGCTCCACGATGCGCATCTTCTCGACGTACAGTTCGGCGCTCCATGTGCAGTTCCGTAGTGCACGATTCACCAGATCCAATTCGGTCTGCCGAAAGACGGGTGAAACGTTCTCGTCCACATCGGGTGGACAGTTGCGTAGGTAGCGCAGATAGTCCACCCAGACCGTTGCATCCAGGCAACACTCGGCAACGGAGCGTTCGTAAAGTATTTGcacctcatcatcgtccagCTCGGAGCGGCAGTCTGCGATGTACTTGCGATAGAGTTCTGCTCGTTGCTGGTGTTCATGCGATTCCAGCGCTGCTAGCGCATCTTCGTGCGGTATCATACGTTGCAGTGCGGCCTTCGCTTGCTTATAACGCCGTTCAAACTTTTCCTCATCGAGATCTGTCAGTACCGATTTGTATTTCTCGCACAGCAGCTTATACTCAATGCAGGAATCTTCCATACCGCGCAGCGGTACCTTTAGCTCCTGCTCATAGATTCTGGCAACCCGGTTGAAGCTCTCGGCGGAACTGCgtgaaaggaagggaaaacggGGAACATGTTACCGCCGAAGTCATAGCACGCTTTGCCACGGATCCTTACTCTCCGTTCTTCGCCAACACGTCCTCGCGGTAAGCCTCAAAGATGGAGCGGCCTTTGGTGGTGTGAAGACCGTACGTCGGTATGAGCACCTTCCAGATGCGCTCGGCAATCTCTTTGCTGCTTGTGTTCATCGCCAATCGGGCAAATTCCGTCGCCACATCCACTGAGTAGTAATCGGTCAGTGCTCGGATGAAAAGTTTCTCGACATTCTCCACCTGCTCATCGTTCGTAGCAAGCGATGATTCAATCTTCAGCCACCGTAACCAGATGTCCGGCGACAGTGGGAACATGGCGGCAAAGATCTCCGCACTCTGGCGGATCTTGTCCAGATCGTTCATTTCGctgaaaaaagcaaaagaaaggcaATCAACTTAACGGCCATAGTTTGCGAATGCCGTGCGTGGACTCATCGCTTACTGTGCAACTTCCAGCAGCTGAACGTAGTTGTCGTAGTTGTACTTGTCCCCCGCGATCTTCGTAAGTATCTCGATGTACTGTTTAATGTGTTTCGATTCCGCGGTTTCATCTGCctcgtcttcttcgtcctcGGTTTCCTCGTCCTCCGTGTGGCTTCCATCCGAGGAAGTGCCATCGTCTTCCGAAACCAGCACAACGGAGTCCTAAAAAGAAAGATGCAGCGGTCAGAACCCGGGGGAAGCCGTTCGCGAAACGGTGCAAGAAAAATACCTCTTCGATCAGGTCGTCGGTTTCCATGCTGGACATGGTGAACTGCACTAGCGTCGCCAATGGGTGATGGATTCTTCCTCGCAACAACACT
The sequence above is a segment of the Anopheles darlingi chromosome 2, idAnoDarlMG_H_01, whole genome shotgun sequence genome. Coding sequences within it:
- the LOC125950019 gene encoding squamous cell carcinoma antigen recognized by T-cells 3; its protein translation is MSSMETDDLIEEDSVVLVSEDDGTSSDGSHTEDEETEDEEDEADETAESKHIKQYIEILTKIAGDKYNYDNYVQLLEVAHEMNDLDKIRQSAEIFAAMFPLSPDIWLRWLKIESSLATNDEQVENVEKLFIRALTDYYSVDVATEFARLAMNTSSKEIAERIWKVLIPTYGLHTTKGRSIFEAYREDVLAKNGDSAESFNRVARIYEQELKVPLRGMEDSCIEYKLLCEKYKSVLTDLDEEKFERRYKQAKAALQRMIPHEDALAALESHEHQQRAELYRKYIADCRSELDDDEVQILYERSVAECCLDATVWVDYLRYLRNCPPDVDENVSPVFRQTELDLVNRALRNCTWSAELYVEKMRIVEREQQNRSKMTVVKIMEDVASAGLQTPEASVKVWLEYLTFLRRHTDFKSEKEREILRANFDLAWNQLGRTWGVLADPQCKILQFWGRLEYEALAEPNKGRDLWLSVMESADNATKAGLWIEFTELEAKRNTDAVRKLYRKSITTVGLDDPETLAAAWLRFERCNGTLEQLVSCQELCNATIEKYYSTFIKPLRPAGKGAKQKADGAPGKEATNAATTATTAVDGSTARKNLKRTHDQEFKVPAIPPANADNTPKDSADKSSGAETEPTESPSNGDAAAKRAKLNDPSLESRQVFISNLSFEATEQEIRSAFPELSIESIELVLSSSGKSRGFGYMLLSSESDVAQALSFDRRPLAGRPMFISNVARDKANRQHQFKYASSVEPNKLFIKGLPFELGKDELQRLFEPFGTIRDIRIVCFRNGRSKGLAYLEYESEAAAKRAVLKMDQHVIDGFTITVAISAPPPKKTEPAKNSSASGDDTAAGTSSASLGSGKRQLAKGDVKQKLSAMIPTAVLKRTTAPAPNADTEKPKSNDDFRKLLLK
- the LOC125950041 gene encoding something about silencing protein 10 → MPDKITLRDIGSDYEPSDSEDEFSKKESELLKLNVDRRRRDDDEDDEAVLEFDDHDQQEDQDDEEYDDDDDDDDEPDFDEIRKFEHDSDIDEANEDAFLPDRKAWGSKASAFYGTGYADRDYDGITAQEEELAQLEEEEAKEIQKRLLNEMSEADYMFDPVLFDTTGTPGAEQQADSGKSKKKKTKQSSATKPEDVIVVEGDLSDLTESQKKDMFRKCAPEFASLVDECNRQLVECVEVMEPVLELLKRHNKLNHPFGRLLKKRYDVSLLYCSNIAFYVMLKAQKVPILKHPIVKRVAMIMLLRKKLDEKYDQCIRDQVEQLQAALAAGETITFPDEQNEEDGVVDQTVSKKRNRFGILNQLEAKASQSASDDDEAELDDDSEGEAYLAKKLKLLNHETGSDHNDEEKEEEEEEELDEEGKRKITYQMAKNKGLTVRKRRDQRNIRVKNKLKYRKALIRRKGAIRPVRTETTRYAGESSIKPFVKRSIKLK